Proteins co-encoded in one Coriobacterium glomerans PW2 genomic window:
- a CDS encoding PTS transporter subunit EIIC, producing the protein MADNRQIATDVLAEVGGAANIISASNCMTRLRLTLKDDSKAVIDSIKKIKGVLGAQFSGSQLQVIIGQNVPKVCEEFCAAAGIAQAGDKEQSRDVPREKLTLKVFGNRVLDYISGSMVQLIPLVMAGGLFRTFAVVLGPQMLHVISDTDATYTFFYTTLYEATFYFLPIYLGYACAKKIGASPVLGMLTGGLLVAPSITQAAANSEHISVYGISITAANYSQTVVPIVLSVVVLYFVEKWMKRHVPDILSTIFAPFCTMIIVVPVALILVAPIGNELGNLLANSLFPLSKIGGVGIIVVMAVLGASWQLFVVAGMHMPVIMLAQVQIIQVGYDPFVFVSTNCAMTAVWGCALGSFLRLRNKEEKGLSLGYVVSAMLGGVTEPALFGILLRFRRTMLGMFIGGAVGAVISGILGVTYYMAGGASNLLVVLNYLQGGQRNVVCAVIGMAISFAVATVVVYMTGFSKQEMEQMDADSE; encoded by the coding sequence ATGGCAGACAACAGGCAGATCGCAACGGATGTCCTTGCGGAGGTTGGAGGTGCGGCGAACATCATATCGGCTTCGAACTGCATGACCCGATTGCGTCTCACACTGAAAGACGACAGCAAGGCGGTCATCGACAGCATCAAGAAGATCAAAGGCGTACTCGGAGCCCAGTTCTCCGGTTCGCAGCTTCAGGTCATCATCGGTCAGAACGTACCGAAGGTGTGCGAAGAGTTCTGTGCGGCAGCCGGGATCGCCCAAGCTGGCGACAAGGAGCAGTCCCGCGATGTTCCGCGTGAGAAGTTGACCTTGAAGGTATTTGGAAACCGCGTACTGGATTACATTTCCGGCTCGATGGTCCAGCTCATCCCTTTGGTCATGGCAGGGGGTCTGTTTCGAACTTTCGCTGTGGTCCTGGGACCGCAGATGCTTCATGTCATCTCCGATACCGATGCCACCTACACGTTTTTCTACACGACGCTTTATGAGGCGACCTTCTACTTCCTGCCGATCTATCTGGGTTACGCGTGCGCCAAAAAAATCGGCGCGAGTCCGGTGCTCGGCATGCTCACCGGCGGCTTGCTGGTCGCTCCGAGCATCACCCAAGCGGCTGCGAACAGTGAGCACATCAGCGTCTACGGTATCTCTATCACCGCTGCCAACTACTCTCAGACCGTCGTCCCCATTGTGTTGTCGGTAGTCGTTCTCTATTTCGTCGAGAAGTGGATGAAGCGTCACGTGCCCGATATCCTGTCGACAATTTTCGCACCGTTTTGCACCATGATCATCGTCGTGCCCGTCGCGCTCATCTTGGTCGCGCCCATCGGCAACGAGCTCGGCAATCTTTTGGCCAACTCCTTGTTCCCGCTGTCAAAGATCGGCGGCGTCGGCATCATCGTCGTCATGGCGGTTCTCGGTGCCTCCTGGCAGCTTTTCGTCGTTGCCGGCATGCACATGCCGGTCATCATGCTCGCACAGGTGCAGATCATACAGGTGGGATACGATCCGTTCGTCTTCGTATCCACGAACTGCGCGATGACGGCGGTCTGGGGCTGCGCCCTAGGTTCGTTTCTGCGGTTGCGCAACAAGGAGGAGAAGGGATTGTCCCTGGGCTATGTCGTCTCCGCGATGCTGGGAGGCGTGACCGAGCCGGCGCTGTTCGGCATACTGCTGCGCTTTCGTCGCACGATGCTGGGTATGTTCATCGGCGGAGCGGTAGGAGCCGTGATCTCAGGAATTCTCGGTGTCACATACTATATGGCCGGTGGGGCGTCGAATCTTTTGGTCGTGCTGAATTACCTTCAAGGCGGCCAGAGAAATGTCGTCTGCGCAGTCATCGGCATGGCTATATCGTTTGCTGTCGCAACCGTCGTGGTCTATATGACCGGTTTCTCAAAGCAGGAGATGGAGCAGATGGACGCGGACAGCGAGTAG
- a CDS encoding DUF5674 family protein, producing the protein MNKVTSISVEDLRSVAERTYSDFVKAVVDTRRGIVVLDADLHADEEQFLLEDGSAQDDLWGINLYPDKFRSESFVEFKSLINIRPWQQNRSQSVQDPQTRNEILSIISEVVHE; encoded by the coding sequence ATGAACAAGGTCACATCCATCTCTGTTGAAGATCTGAGATCCGTAGCCGAGCGAACCTACAGCGATTTCGTCAAAGCCGTCGTCGATACGCGGCGAGGGATCGTCGTTCTCGATGCGGATCTCCACGCAGATGAGGAGCAATTTCTACTGGAGGATGGTTCGGCTCAAGATGATCTATGGGGCATCAACCTGTATCCCGATAAATTCAGATCCGAGAGCTTTGTCGAGTTCAAGTCGCTGATCAATATCAGGCCGTGGCAGCAGAACCGCTCACAATCTGTCCAAGATCCGCAGACGCGAAATGAGATACTCTCCATCATCTCCGAGGTCGTACATGAGTAG
- a CDS encoding CocE/NonD family hydrolase, producing the protein MFTIKDSGLISWYQKVTATYPKARSQSVKLRTAQVRMRDGILLNTRIFLPDSSSPYDVLFTRNPYPANESICEAIYTPFVEQGYCMIIQDCRGTGDSEGLWDPFQNERNDGIDSLNWLQAQDWVRSICTFGRSYSAFTQWIVGDVLPEKVKTMVLEVYGVNRFDQVYCNGVFREDIYTSWAFANSGVKSDLSPAEQYRRAISLYPADKRDIEIVRQQMPFYQDYLRETDMAAPYWTDGIWQTLRDVPSKITVPVLITDGWADHHLQGSLIGFRELRPDVRARSRLIVTPGDHIGSPTGKLTYDDAQRFGFMNLRANLDWFNHIVRGTEEIFDSAVYLMRGNRWVDFDSAKAMDQKYYLGSRGELSEESSEMGSVEFDYDPRWPNTWPGGNELLAWITPGFTDLPHGFTMTDPYPDRSDVVRFETHAFFDMVMIAGEIKVHLEVSSDCEDTAFAVRLCEHTADDLYINIKDGISALSHQVFDNECRYEPGAQTRIDLSLGDIAWELQPGSSILLLISSSNFPMYAIHSNKSGPWSAQTIEAIIAHQRIFTGAHQSYVELPLAVRSE; encoded by the coding sequence GTGTTTACCATCAAGGATAGCGGCCTCATTTCATGGTATCAAAAAGTCACAGCAACTTATCCGAAAGCGCGGTCACAATCAGTCAAGTTGCGAACAGCACAGGTGAGAATGCGCGATGGCATTCTACTCAACACGCGCATTTTTTTACCGGATTCGAGCTCTCCGTACGACGTACTCTTCACGCGAAACCCCTATCCCGCCAATGAGTCGATTTGTGAAGCGATCTACACACCCTTTGTAGAGCAGGGTTATTGCATGATCATTCAGGATTGTCGAGGGACCGGTGATTCTGAGGGACTATGGGATCCGTTTCAGAATGAGAGAAATGACGGTATCGATTCGCTGAATTGGCTTCAAGCACAAGATTGGGTGCGATCCATCTGCACGTTTGGGCGCTCGTATTCCGCTTTCACGCAATGGATCGTCGGCGACGTCCTTCCTGAGAAAGTCAAGACAATGGTTCTTGAAGTCTACGGCGTCAATCGATTCGATCAGGTGTATTGCAACGGAGTCTTTCGTGAAGATATATATACCTCGTGGGCCTTTGCAAATTCCGGCGTGAAGTCCGATCTTTCGCCTGCGGAACAATATCGCCGCGCGATCAGTCTATATCCCGCCGACAAGCGCGACATCGAAATCGTTCGCCAACAGATGCCCTTCTATCAGGATTATCTGCGAGAGACTGATATGGCTGCTCCATACTGGACGGATGGCATCTGGCAGACTCTGCGGGACGTTCCCTCAAAGATTACCGTACCAGTACTCATCACCGATGGATGGGCGGACCATCATCTGCAGGGCAGTCTCATTGGATTTCGTGAGTTGCGCCCAGATGTGCGGGCTCGAAGTCGGTTGATTGTGACACCCGGCGATCACATCGGCTCCCCAACAGGCAAGTTGACGTATGATGATGCGCAACGATTTGGATTCATGAATCTACGCGCCAACCTTGATTGGTTCAACCATATTGTTCGTGGTACCGAGGAGATTTTCGATTCGGCTGTTTATTTGATGCGCGGAAATCGCTGGGTTGATTTCGACAGTGCAAAAGCAATGGATCAGAAGTATTACTTGGGCTCTAGAGGCGAGCTGTCGGAAGAATCTTCGGAAATGGGAAGCGTGGAATTTGACTATGATCCTCGTTGGCCGAACACATGGCCAGGGGGTAATGAATTGCTGGCTTGGATCACCCCCGGGTTCACCGACCTGCCTCATGGGTTTACCATGACGGATCCCTATCCAGATCGTTCAGATGTCGTTCGGTTCGAAACCCATGCTTTTTTTGATATGGTGATGATCGCTGGCGAGATAAAGGTTCATTTGGAGGTTTCATCAGACTGCGAGGATACGGCGTTCGCCGTACGGCTTTGCGAGCACACGGCTGACGATCTTTATATCAACATTAAGGATGGTATAAGCGCGCTTTCCCATCAGGTATTCGACAACGAGTGCAGATACGAGCCGGGTGCGCAAACTCGAATTGATTTGTCGCTTGGTGATATCGCTTGGGAGCTGCAGCCGGGTTCATCGATACTGCTGCTGATTTCATCCAGCAATTTTCCCATGTATGCGATACACAGCAACAAGTCCGGCCCGTGGAGCGCGCAGACAATAGAGGCAATCATCGCGCACCAACGCATATTTACAGGTGCGCATCAAAGCTATGTCGAACTTCCTCTTGCAGTGAGGTCGGAATGA
- a CDS encoding prolyl oligopeptidase family serine peptidase encodes MQSRIIYTREITADGDQVICADIKLNKKFHLNDSQVYFQVRGERVPITSIDCSGRDVHVDFARDSRLATFSFDQDDFVNRFALPEIEAFLELGKSRQSSFLISFREPAFFRDFSSFAFQYGNGCIGCYQYATGTSATKRPLVVFLHGSGERGLADWLPLIGNDVPQAIHDYIMNHEDAVLLVPQVSWTPELSGWFRPEIRDALIRLIDAVIEEENIDTSRIYLAGLSNGGAATWHFAERHPDMFAAIVPCCGYIYNDEKSFLGDPGGGRYMEPTQREASRLNEIPIWAFHAEDDSTVDVRGTRSSVAAVKSQGNRHVRMTIYEPGLVRPNPHASWKLAFKNSDLLPWMFSQRRR; translated from the coding sequence ATGCAGAGTAGAATTATCTATACGCGTGAGATCACCGCAGACGGAGATCAGGTCATTTGCGCAGACATCAAATTGAACAAGAAGTTTCACCTCAACGATTCTCAAGTTTACTTTCAGGTGAGAGGCGAGAGGGTACCGATAACCTCGATCGATTGTTCTGGACGTGACGTTCATGTCGATTTCGCGAGAGATTCGCGTCTGGCGACATTTTCTTTCGATCAAGATGATTTCGTGAATCGTTTTGCACTTCCTGAGATCGAAGCATTTCTCGAACTCGGGAAAAGCCGGCAGTCCAGCTTTTTAATCAGTTTTCGCGAGCCGGCATTTTTTAGAGATTTCTCCAGCTTTGCCTTTCAATATGGTAATGGCTGCATCGGATGCTATCAATATGCGACCGGTACAAGTGCAACAAAACGACCGCTCGTGGTCTTTTTGCACGGCTCGGGAGAGCGCGGTCTCGCAGATTGGTTGCCGCTGATCGGCAACGATGTTCCTCAGGCGATTCATGACTACATCATGAACCACGAAGATGCCGTTCTCCTGGTTCCACAGGTTTCATGGACTCCTGAGCTAAGCGGATGGTTTCGACCAGAAATTCGAGATGCTTTGATACGTCTCATCGATGCCGTGATCGAAGAGGAGAATATCGATACGAGCCGAATCTATCTTGCCGGTCTTTCCAACGGTGGTGCTGCAACGTGGCATTTTGCCGAGCGGCATCCGGATATGTTCGCTGCAATCGTTCCCTGCTGTGGCTACATCTACAATGATGAAAAGAGCTTTCTTGGTGATCCGGGAGGCGGTCGCTATATGGAACCGACTCAACGGGAAGCTAGTAGGCTCAATGAAATTCCGATCTGGGCGTTTCACGCTGAAGATGATTCGACTGTTGATGTTCGTGGAACTCGAAGCTCGGTCGCCGCTGTCAAGAGTCAGGGCAACAGGCATGTCCGCATGACAATATACGAGCCTGGTCTAGTGAGACCGAATCCACATGCAAGTTGGAAGCTTGCGTTCAAAAACTCGGATCTTCTCCCTTGGATGTTCAGTCAGCGAAGACGATAG
- a CDS encoding MFS transporter, with the protein MKEKSGYAWWIFGICCLISLVGFGLVINTVGLFYEPMSVAFKVGRTQIALMSTFQSITGAVTLLFAGKVMTKISVKRIVVSCFVIMGAGLVSLAFAKSLAQLYFVSMLIGICQPFAIGLSIPVLLGNWFEKKLGTVMGIALSVSAIGGTIFNPAISSVITSFGWRTGWMVEGGILLITIVPLTMFLLKDKPGKGQEAYGHETPEVGSTDECSKTGITLGEAVRTPMFYLLAFAMISLQFVAGFVQHISGHIVNIGLPLTTGAAVVSGVMLGAAVGKICIGYLLDKCNNRAVIGIFTVFGVIGWSGLLVMRSAFALVASGFILGLGQGILLVAMPYLIRTQFGQKDYSNILSILGVFSAVSAASAVSIDGIFYDLTNSFSVPLLLNVILYILAGLSVVASIMFSRQHGKRIGDVLHAE; encoded by the coding sequence ATGAAGGAAAAATCAGGTTATGCATGGTGGATCTTTGGAATCTGCTGTTTGATTTCCCTGGTCGGGTTTGGCCTCGTGATCAACACAGTCGGTTTATTTTACGAACCGATGAGCGTGGCGTTCAAAGTTGGCAGGACCCAAATTGCGCTCATGTCCACATTTCAAAGCATAACCGGTGCCGTAACCCTTCTGTTTGCAGGAAAGGTCATGACTAAGATTAGCGTCAAGCGCATTGTGGTAAGTTGCTTCGTTATCATGGGTGCCGGGCTGGTTAGCCTTGCATTTGCTAAATCGTTAGCACAACTCTATTTTGTATCCATGCTGATTGGAATTTGCCAGCCGTTTGCCATCGGCCTTTCGATCCCGGTTCTTCTTGGAAATTGGTTTGAAAAGAAACTTGGTACCGTTATGGGAATTGCCCTGAGCGTCTCTGCCATCGGGGGAACCATATTCAATCCGGCTATCAGCTCGGTTATTACTAGCTTTGGCTGGCGCACAGGCTGGATGGTCGAGGGAGGTATTCTCTTAATCACGATAGTGCCTCTCACGATGTTCCTATTGAAGGATAAGCCTGGAAAAGGTCAGGAGGCTTACGGACATGAGACACCGGAAGTTGGATCGACTGACGAATGCTCAAAGACGGGTATCACGTTGGGAGAGGCTGTCAGAACGCCAATGTTTTACCTTCTTGCATTTGCAATGATTTCGCTGCAGTTTGTTGCAGGATTCGTCCAGCACATCTCAGGGCATATCGTGAACATCGGCTTGCCGCTCACGACTGGCGCAGCAGTGGTTTCTGGGGTCATGCTGGGGGCAGCGGTGGGAAAAATCTGTATCGGATATCTGTTGGATAAATGCAATAACCGTGCAGTGATCGGTATCTTCACGGTCTTTGGAGTAATCGGATGGAGTGGTCTGCTCGTCATGCGCAGCGCATTCGCGTTGGTTGCAAGTGGCTTTATTCTAGGATTGGGTCAGGGAATCTTGCTCGTTGCGATGCCATACCTCATCCGAACTCAGTTCGGTCAGAAGGACTATAGCAACATCTTGTCAATCCTCGGCGTTTTCTCTGCTGTATCGGCCGCAAGCGCAGTGAGCATCGATGGCATTTTCTATGATCTGACCAACTCGTTTTCGGTGCCACTTCTGCTGAATGTCATTCTCTATATACTTGCCGGCTTAAGCGTGGTGGCTTCAATCATGTTTTCTAGACAGCATGGTAAGCGAATCGGAGATGTTTTACATGCAGAGTAG
- a CDS encoding helix-turn-helix transcriptional regulator, translating into MQDALRNLISEFHRSSKLPIFLIDSTTRIEESFRSPATPEPPKSHLSQLTEVPPRKARIYTWNGNEYYSVIGTENADFPYIVLWVTPRTLEETGHYEDRFPTIGMERLASYTRILFFALFRSMPVIDVPTSITDTVFSSQAHPRTYYDQLDLPEIRHNSFAKETLLLDAVERGDLKSFNRRLSGLLLSGTYGQMATRNELRNKKNLALSATTLITRAAIRGGLKQDAAFKLSDRCCQQIEHMDSIENVSTLIQEIGSLFIVRIQAADKHPGFATIYRIKDYVASHLNGRILLDDMAAALGYSKNYLCARFRRETGMTIIYYANKEKIREAKSLLTFTNLPIAKIAESLGLTDQSYLTRLFIRFEKTTPRDYRKSYHV; encoded by the coding sequence ATGCAAGATGCGCTTCGCAATCTTATCTCGGAGTTCCACCGATCGAGCAAACTTCCTATTTTCCTCATCGATTCAACGACTCGAATCGAGGAGTCTTTCCGCTCGCCCGCCACGCCTGAGCCGCCGAAATCGCACCTCTCCCAGCTGACTGAGGTGCCGCCGCGTAAAGCTCGCATCTACACATGGAATGGCAACGAGTACTACAGCGTCATCGGAACTGAAAATGCCGACTTCCCCTACATTGTGTTATGGGTGACCCCGAGAACGCTTGAGGAGACCGGCCATTATGAAGACAGATTCCCCACGATCGGCATGGAACGACTGGCCTCCTACACAAGGATCCTGTTCTTCGCTCTGTTTCGAAGTATGCCGGTGATCGATGTCCCGACCTCGATCACCGATACCGTGTTCTCGTCTCAGGCGCATCCGCGTACCTACTACGATCAGCTCGATCTCCCCGAAATTCGACACAACAGCTTCGCCAAGGAGACGCTGTTGCTCGATGCCGTCGAGCGGGGGGACCTCAAGAGCTTCAACAGACGGCTCTCCGGGTTGCTTCTGAGCGGAACTTACGGCCAGATGGCCACGCGCAACGAGCTGAGAAACAAGAAGAATCTCGCGTTGTCGGCGACGACGCTGATAACGCGGGCCGCCATAAGAGGAGGGCTCAAGCAGGATGCCGCGTTCAAGCTGAGCGATCGATGCTGCCAGCAAATCGAGCACATGGACTCGATAGAAAACGTCAGCACGCTGATTCAAGAGATCGGATCGCTCTTCATCGTTCGCATCCAGGCAGCAGACAAGCATCCGGGATTCGCAACGATCTATCGGATCAAAGACTATGTGGCAAGCCACTTGAACGGGCGGATCCTATTGGACGACATGGCGGCGGCGCTCGGCTATTCAAAGAACTACCTGTGCGCCAGGTTCCGACGCGAGACGGGCATGACGATCATCTACTATGCGAACAAAGAAAAGATACGTGAGGCTAAAAGCCTGTTGACGTTTACGAATCTGCCTATAGCAAAAATCGCGGAGTCGCTCGGACTCACCGATCAGAGCTACCTCACACGCCTGTTCATCCGGTTTGAGAAGACCACGCCGCGTGACTATCGCAAAAGCTACCATGTCTGA
- a CDS encoding 6-phospho-beta-glucosidase → MGFPEGFLWGGATAANQCEGGYDEAGRGLANVDVMPHGPERLRVAAGLRKMLSFESGFHYPAKVAIDMYHRYRHDIALFGEMGFKTYRLSIAWTRIFPNGDEEEPNEEGLAFYEKLFVECHRHGIEPLVTITHFDCPIHLIRKYGGWRSRQLIDFYKRLVSVLFERYRGLVRYWLTFNEINMILQLPFMGAGLVFDESENKLEAEARSIHNELVASAWATRIAHEVDSKNLVGCMIAAGSYYPYSCHPEDVRAAQVESQANYFFTDVQARGSYPAFAVKRLERDGIDVGMTDEDHQILAENTADFVSFSYYASRCAAGPDSDAMRIPGDFFGEVRNPYLKRSEWGWAIDPLGLRITLNDLYDRYQKPLFIVENGLGAKDRIEADGSILDDYRIDYLRQHIQAMRDAIDQDGVDLMGYTTWAPIDLISASTGEMSKRYGFIYVDRDDDGEGTLARSRKKSFEWYKRVIATNGEDLS, encoded by the coding sequence ATGGGCTTTCCTGAAGGTTTTCTCTGGGGCGGAGCCACCGCAGCGAACCAGTGCGAGGGCGGCTACGATGAGGCAGGACGCGGGCTGGCCAATGTCGACGTGATGCCACATGGCCCTGAGCGCCTGAGAGTCGCAGCGGGCCTGCGCAAGATGCTCTCCTTCGAGAGCGGCTTCCACTATCCGGCGAAGGTTGCGATCGATATGTATCATAGATACCGACACGACATCGCTCTTTTCGGTGAGATGGGCTTCAAGACCTACCGGCTCTCTATTGCCTGGACGAGGATATTCCCGAATGGAGACGAGGAGGAGCCAAACGAGGAGGGCTTGGCCTTCTATGAGAAGCTGTTTGTCGAGTGCCATCGTCACGGTATCGAGCCGCTCGTTACAATCACCCACTTCGATTGTCCGATTCATCTCATAAGGAAATACGGCGGTTGGCGCAGCCGTCAACTCATCGACTTCTATAAGCGATTGGTGAGCGTGCTGTTCGAACGCTATCGAGGTCTGGTTCGCTACTGGTTGACATTCAACGAGATCAATATGATCTTGCAGCTGCCGTTCATGGGCGCGGGACTCGTGTTCGATGAGAGCGAGAACAAGCTGGAAGCGGAGGCTCGCTCGATTCACAACGAACTGGTCGCGAGCGCATGGGCGACTCGGATCGCTCACGAGGTGGATTCGAAAAACCTGGTCGGCTGCATGATCGCAGCGGGCAGCTACTATCCGTACTCCTGCCACCCAGAAGACGTGCGCGCCGCCCAAGTCGAGAGCCAGGCGAACTATTTCTTCACGGACGTGCAAGCGCGCGGGAGTTATCCAGCGTTCGCTGTAAAGCGTCTGGAGCGCGATGGGATCGATGTCGGTATGACCGATGAGGACCATCAGATCTTAGCTGAGAACACCGCTGATTTCGTTTCGTTCAGCTACTATGCTTCGCGATGCGCCGCCGGTCCCGATTCGGATGCCATGCGCATTCCGGGCGATTTCTTCGGCGAGGTGCGAAATCCCTATCTGAAGCGCAGCGAGTGGGGCTGGGCGATCGATCCTTTGGGTCTTCGCATCACACTGAATGATCTGTACGACCGCTACCAGAAGCCGCTGTTCATCGTGGAAAACGGCCTCGGTGCCAAAGACCGCATCGAGGCGGATGGAAGCATCTTGGACGATTATCGCATCGATTACCTGCGCCAGCATATTCAAGCTATGCGAGACGCGATCGATCAGGATGGCGTCGATCTCATGGGATATACCACGTGGGCTCCGATCGATCTCATCTCTGCCAGCACGGGCGAGATGTCAAAGCGCTACGGCTTCATCTATGTTGATCGCGATGATGACGGTGAAGGCACGCTTGCGCGCTCGCGCAAGAAGAGCTTCGAGTGGTACAAACGGGTTATCGCCACCAACGGCGAGGATCTGAGTTGA
- a CDS encoding ROK family protein produces MGAVAMKRYLGIDIGGTSIKWCVLDDDFAIADRGSVPTDFESPTDLIAALATIGRPYQDDIAGVGVSAPGGFYENDLDGIVHRGGALAYMDGFPLGRALREQLGVPVCVSNDGKCCALGEYKRGALRATRVGAVLTVGTGIGGGIVIGGHVVRGAHGFAGEFSFMSNNTEDCVAVEHVFGFTGGWLALRAAILEEKGIAGSAGVDGRKLFEWIDAGDEAARRGLERYARMFDSNLLNLQAVLDPEVFAIGGGISANPALVEALNQQLPTVLAHYTGFIRDIPHPVIRRAELGNDANLYGAVQELRDILHE; encoded by the coding sequence ATGGGAGCGGTCGCGATGAAGCGCTATCTTGGAATCGATATCGGAGGCACCAGTATCAAGTGGTGCGTCCTCGACGACGACTTCGCGATAGCGGACCGCGGTTCGGTTCCAACCGATTTCGAATCTCCCACCGACCTCATCGCGGCGCTCGCCACGATAGGCCGACCATACCAAGATGACATCGCAGGGGTCGGCGTCAGCGCACCCGGTGGCTTTTACGAGAACGATCTCGACGGCATCGTTCACCGGGGTGGGGCCTTGGCCTATATGGATGGATTCCCACTCGGTCGGGCCCTTCGCGAGCAGCTGGGGGTCCCGGTCTGCGTCAGCAACGACGGCAAGTGCTGCGCGCTCGGCGAGTACAAGCGCGGGGCGCTCAGAGCGACTCGCGTCGGTGCCGTGCTCACGGTGGGTACCGGGATCGGCGGCGGAATCGTCATCGGTGGCCATGTCGTGCGCGGCGCGCACGGTTTCGCCGGGGAATTCAGCTTCATGAGCAACAACACCGAGGACTGCGTGGCGGTCGAGCACGTCTTCGGCTTCACCGGCGGCTGGTTGGCCCTGCGCGCGGCGATCCTCGAGGAAAAGGGTATCGCTGGTTCCGCAGGCGTGGACGGCAGGAAGCTGTTCGAGTGGATTGATGCCGGCGATGAAGCCGCACGTCGCGGTCTTGAGCGCTACGCCCGGATGTTCGACTCCAACCTACTCAACCTGCAGGCCGTCCTCGATCCGGAGGTATTTGCAATCGGCGGGGGGATCAGCGCGAATCCTGCCTTGGTTGAAGCGCTCAATCAACAGCTCCCGACGGTGCTCGCGCACTACACCGGCTTTATCCGAGACATTCCCCATCCGGTCATCCGCAGAGCGGAGCTGGGAAACGACGCGAACCTCTACGGAGCGGTACAGGAGCTGAGAGACATCCTTCATGAATGA
- a CDS encoding DUF5605 domain-containing protein, whose protein sequence is MQTIEQYRIFEVVLEGTDKGNPYRDVELSARFTSERGADSVVVQGFYRGDGRYGIRFMPTLEGSWSFETTSSDALLDGARGELFVEPAQASNHGRVLRSKDVMHTSALFDSSLDFTFSFEDGTRFLPFGTTCYAWINQPAAVQEQTLRTLAHAPFNKLRMCIFPKFYDYNHEDPELFPFPGDPTDGFDRARFNEPFWENLDRRLSQLDEMGIQADIILLHPYDKPEWGFSSMSTEEDIFYLSYVARRYAAFKNIWWSLANEFDLMPHKTVEDWDRYARVIMANDPWGHLRSIHNCRTVFDHTHPWITHVSWQRIDVRRTAECVSELRRAYGKPVVVDECAYEGNISWGWGNISGEEMVRRFWEGVLRGGYLTHGETFVDRGPQIWWAHGGRLHGESPARIAFCREFMESLPQDMDHVAGEVFTLAGTFTWDVTCMADKQGSGTDCILIYFGLSRPAYRDFVLPEGSRYAIDVIDTWNMTVERAHEDMSGAFRLELPSRPYMLVRMQARGENAL, encoded by the coding sequence ATGCAAACCATCGAGCAGTACCGCATCTTCGAAGTGGTCTTGGAGGGAACAGACAAGGGCAACCCCTATCGCGACGTCGAGCTGTCTGCGAGATTCACGAGTGAGAGGGGAGCAGACAGCGTCGTCGTTCAAGGTTTCTACCGCGGGGATGGACGCTATGGCATCCGATTCATGCCGACTCTTGAGGGATCATGGAGCTTCGAGACGACAAGCTCCGATGCGCTGCTGGACGGCGCGCGCGGTGAGCTGTTCGTGGAGCCCGCTCAGGCCTCCAATCACGGTCGGGTGCTGCGATCGAAAGACGTCATGCACACATCCGCCCTCTTTGACTCGTCGCTCGATTTCACCTTCTCCTTCGAAGACGGCACGCGCTTTCTGCCGTTCGGTACCACATGCTATGCGTGGATCAATCAGCCTGCGGCGGTCCAGGAGCAGACGCTGCGAACGCTTGCCCATGCACCTTTTAACAAGCTGCGCATGTGCATCTTTCCAAAGTTCTATGATTACAATCATGAGGATCCGGAGCTCTTCCCCTTTCCGGGCGATCCGACAGATGGCTTCGATCGCGCGCGATTCAACGAGCCGTTCTGGGAAAACCTCGATCGGCGGTTGTCGCAGCTCGATGAGATGGGAATCCAAGCGGATATCATCCTGCTGCATCCTTACGACAAACCCGAATGGGGCTTTTCCAGCATGTCGACAGAAGAGGATATCTTCTACCTGAGCTATGTCGCTCGACGCTACGCGGCGTTCAAGAACATCTGGTGGAGCCTCGCCAACGAGTTCGATCTCATGCCGCACAAGACCGTGGAGGACTGGGACAGATACGCACGAGTTATCATGGCGAACGATCCCTGGGGTCACCTGCGCTCGATCCACAACTGCCGGACGGTGTTCGACCACACGCATCCTTGGATCACACATGTCAGCTGGCAGCGTATCGATGTGCGTCGCACCGCGGAGTGCGTGAGCGAGCTGCGCCGCGCCTATGGCAAGCCGGTCGTTGTCGATGAATGCGCCTACGAGGGAAATATCAGCTGGGGTTGGGGCAACATCAGCGGCGAGGAGATGGTCCGCCGGTTCTGGGAGGGCGTGCTCAGAGGCGGCTACCTCACGCACGGGGAGACGTTCGTGGATCGCGGCCCGCAGATCTGGTGGGCGCATGGAGGCAGACTTCATGGCGAATCTCCTGCGCGCATCGCGTTCTGTCGCGAGTTCATGGAATCATTGCCGCAGGATATGGACCACGTAGCCGGGGAGGTCTTCACGCTGGCCGGCACGTTCACATGGGATGTGACGTGCATGGCCGACAAACAGGGATCCGGAACGGATTGCATCCTCATATACTTCGGTCTCTCTCGCCCCGCATACCGCGATTTTGTCCTCCCGGAGGGGTCGCGCTACGCAATCGATGTGATCGATACCTGGAACATGACAGTGGAGCGCGCGCACGAGGATATGTCCGGGGCATTCCGGCTGGAGCTTCCGAGCCGTCCCTACATGCTTGTCCGCATGCAGGCCAGAGGGGAGAACGCTCTGTGA